The DNA window AGATTTCTCTCAGGTAGCGAGTGACAATGCAATCAATGAGAAGATGGGAAAACGACTTAATAATGCTTCAGAAATTCCTCGACTAATAGGATTTATGGCTTAGGGGTTCTGGACCTACAACACCTAAAGGGGCGAGGgtcagtgtgaatgtgagagAAAGCCATTAGAGATGAGTAACAGAGGAGAGGGACGTCCAGCAAGTGTTTAACCAAACTAGAAGAATCTTTTGTAATGTGTATTATAACAAAATGTCCATTTGTTAACAATCATTGCGACGAGTTGTAAGTTGTGTTAGCTACAAGTCACAAAGCACACATACTAAGTGTACttaaagctcctatgaggaGATTTCTGTTGGTTAGGAAATAGACTGAAATGAGTTCTGTTGCTTCTTTATGAGCGACAAAGATGAACAAAACCATCAGCATAACGATTGCTTTCttctttaaagttgtttttcatgTCTAAAACTGCTGCCagggggtaggtgtcagacaacgTGATTAACAGCGCACTGCAGTAACAGCCTTTATTTTTGACATTATCCACAGAAAAGCTGAGTGGtacatttgactgtttgaagacagcaggataggaGCTTTAAGAAAGAAGCTTTTTTAGGAATTTGTACTTTACTTgagtgtttatttttcaaaaaacgtattaattcttctttttattgatttattttggggccttTTACGCCTTTATGACagacaggacagcggatagagtcaaaaatcagggagagagagatagtggggaATGATTTGGTTGGATTCCAACCGGGGCTGCCCGcttttgaggactgtagcctctgtacatggggcgcatgaaCGAATCACTAGGCCATGCACCGGCATCCCAACTTTTTACCTCTACCCATACATTTTATCTCTGCTATCACTTCTTTCTCCTCAAGTCACTCTGAAAACGGGTTCATTTTAAAGCTTGAATTTATTCATTATCTACATATTGCACCGTTCTCCACACTTCCCTCTAAACATTAAGATGGATGAACTATATCAGTGCCTTTCACTTTCCTCTAAACTATGTAAGACggattttcaaataaaagagaGGGAAACTCCATTGTGGAGAAGAGGCGTCTAGTGAATGTGACTTTGTGTGAATCGTGAGAAAAGACATGTAGCCACATGCACGATAAATATGCCAGCAATTACTGCAGGCAATGTCAGAGCAAATTCAGAGCAATGAGACACTGCCTACCAAACTGATTTGCATATTTGGGGCAAAGTTCAGctcttgttttgttcttgttaagaaagaaaaaaactcaaatctattGACTCGAGCACTATGATTGGCTGTTACACTCTGCAGGCAACGCTTGATTTACTCTCTGTTTCAGTGGTTATTTATTAAAAGTATTTTGGGTGTTCTTTAACTTAATTGTAAGATTGCATGATTTTGGTTAACTACTCTTTGAGGTTCAGTTAATTTTGCACTAAAACACGCGGCAGAAATGTCCTTCAGGCGGCTTCTTATTACGTTTTACTGAGTACATCTCagagtgttttcctttttcttttttactacATTTTAGAAGAGTAGTTTGATCAGCTCTTCTACTTTTaatcaggacttttttttttttgaatcacAAAAGTATCTGTATATCTACTTCAGTAAAAACGAGTATTCTCCAGTCATATCATGGCTACATGCTCAATTAGAAAGTGAatgtttgcagcagaaatcaggAAAGTGTTTCATGGTAACTGTAGCTCCTCCAGAGAGTCTTTGTTTTGACAGCAGTGAATCTGTTGGGAAGGAGACGgtggttgtgtatgtgtttgctaCTATCAGCGGGATGGAGATAGCAGCTTCTTGAGACACACCCGGGTGGTCGATCTCCCAGCTGAaagaatggagagagagagagagagagagaggagcatcGGAGGGATCAGCTCAGCTCACTGATCAGCACAGGAAACTCAGAACATGGGAAACCCAGCAGGGAGCCGTACTAGTCTCTGCTGTGGAAATCTGCTGATAAAGCCTGACTCAAGAGAAAACATACGGCATGTGTCAGGTTTTTAGAGCAAATTCAAGGAGAGCTTTTGGACCTCTTAAAAAAGAGTAGCAATGATCAAAGTGAAGATAATCTTGATAAGATGTTCTCCATCTAGTTCACTTCCACTCGCTGACAAAACAGAGCCAGGCTCCATCAGCTGATCAGTCCACTGAGCAAGGTACAGTGTACACAGTTATCTGCTGAGGAAACAATCAGTGTATAATCAATATGATTATGCTGAAGCAGTGATAACAAAAGTTAATTATTGGTTGGGGATTTCAACAATGTTTGCTTAATCTTTCATTGCCACTacttgaaaagaagaagagggagagaacGTGTTGTGATGTGTATTTAACCTAATCGATCACGGCTTCCTACTGTACAGGTATCACATCGGATGGTTTACTTCAGTTCAAATAGTGAAACCAACATCTACGACAAATCCAGCATGTGTACAATATAATTATAAGTATGACTAGCAAAAAGTACTTATAAATGTGAGATTAATTATTTAACAGAATGACCCCTGTTATGCTGTTTTATCACTATACATGTTGATAAAAACAATTGTATTGAATGTAATTAAATGTCAGTATCTAAATTAATTGCCATTTGTAAAAGTTAAGTAACGTCTTGTGTTGTTTAATCTAAGAAATATTGTCATACTTTAcagatttatacattttttatgtaaaatcTGAAAAGTAACTCGTGACATTACTGTGAAATAAAGATTTTggaaaaatgtgaatatttctGTGGATggtaatctgttttttttatttcatttcatccaCAGTGGGATTAAACGTGTGTCCCTCCAGGACTAGGGTGCCTTACAGAAACCAGCACAGTGCAACGAACCTCAGACTAAAAGTACACTGACATACATAAGATTACATGAGATGCACATGTGTAACCATTTACAGTATGTCTGCTTCAAATGTAAACATGAGCAGCGGTACAAAGAGTGCAAGACTGtgcaaaaatgacaaaagtagATCAATGTTAACTGcagtaaatgtaaacaaaacaatcaaaagagTGATAGAATAAAGACTGACCACAAAGGTAAAGTGAAGTTGGTTCAAGTGATGTTTCTCTCCTTAAGTAACGTCTGCATGTAAGCTGTTAGTACAGCACTTGAGTAATCTTTAATATGACCTCAACACCTGCATGCAGCTTTTAGCGTGCAAACTCAGAGAATCCTTTTATACAACATTTAATATTGATTTTCTACATCATTTTGTATTACTTTTTTGTGTTAGTGCTTCCGGTtatgattattttattagtAAATcatagtgtttttgttttactcatCAGACAACACCTGATTTAGAGTTGATTATGTTATTATGTTATTAAAACTATGTTACATACATCTGCAATCCAGATTTAAAGAATTGCTTATCATCATAACTTCTAATTTGGCACCAGTGTTTCATTGCCTGTTTGACTTCTGATTTTCTGCAAGAAAAAACAAGTACGCTGGCTCCCTCTTGTGGTAAAAAGCAGGTCTTACAACATGTGCAACTACTAACCCAGTGGGCTAGGCGTCGCTGTCTTGGATTGTGCGCATTAGGTTGTCGAagtgtttcctttctttttgcgTCGTTTGTTTTGTGGCTGTCAACCACGGTGTGTAAACAGCTACACGGAACAGAACCGTGCAGAGTGGCCGCTGTCGTTTGCACGGAgcagatacatgcagtaaatGTGAATGGGGAAGCTTGCATGAGACCCCCGCCGCTGTCCCTGGAGCATAACAGGGTAGAGTCCAGCAGGAAAGCCAAGTCTCTGGTTGTTTCATTGCAAAGAGGACGGAGCTCGTCGACGACCATGGCAGCGGCGACCGTCGCGGAGGCTGACCCGGCGACGAGCGAAGGCGGCGCCGCTTTCCCTGGCGTCCACGACCGGGGCTGGGACGAGTCTCAGTTCCGAAAATATTCTTTCCCAACCAAACCCATTCCCAGGCTGTCTCACACGGACCCCAGAGCAGAGATGCTAATAAACAATGAGGTAAACAAGCCAACCCAGTGTGCGTAAAGGTTGAacaggtgaggtgaggtgaggtgaggtgcATAAGCTTGAAAATGATTTTGGCTCATTAGAGTCTTGATTATTTTCAGCGGGCGTTGAAACTGAAAGTGAGCTGTTTATAATAATAGGTTGGCTTAGTTTGGTCTTTGTCCCTATTTTTGCACTCAAGTGGCTCTATTTTTAATGTTAAGTTCTCCAAGTatgaaaaataattaagaaGTTGTTTGAACTTAATCATTCAATTCAATGCCCTTTCAGTTCAATCTCTCTGATATCAGGATTTTGCCCTTAAAATGCTGCTTTGGTGATATAATACCCATCTAATAGTAAGTTGTCTTACATGAGAAACCCACGTTTTTACTCTATATTAAATGACCAGAAGCCTACAACATGCAGTAAatcaagtgtgttttttttttgtctgtaaacGGGTGACAGCATGAGGAAACTGCAAATCTACAGCGATTCTTGTAATTTAATCAGTCATCTTACTTCAGATATTTTGCCTTTGTCCCTTTTTCATGATGTTTGACTCATGTTAAAACTGTTTCTATAACGATATCTCGACTTATGTTATTGCTTTACCTGTTTAGGAGAAAAATCAGCATGTGGATCTATTAATAGATTTGACCAGATGGCAATGGGCTTTGCACCCATGTGTGTTATTAATGTCATTTATGAGTCacatttattgtttgtgttttgataagAAACTACTTCAGTAATGCATGTTGATGTTAGTTCCTGGCTCGATTCAGAAGTATTTTAAGTGTGCCATAATTATATGACTACCAATATATTGCATGGATGAACCACATTCATACATTTCTAAAGTAATTTAATTATTGTATCATGCTTCTTTACACAGATCAGGTTTTCTTTCTCCACCTGGATTTGGATCAGTGGATTAAACACAAAGCTATCCTGTTCAGCTCTGGGGGAACTTGTTTATAAGAACAGTATAGCACAATGGTCTTGTTGTGATTTTCAAACAAGAGTCAAGTAAAGTGAATAACTTACAATCATCTTTGAACAGGTATAGAACTTGTTTAATGTGCTGAGAAAAGcaaaattattttgttatttaaaaaacaaacataactaGTTTTAATGTGACACCCTGAACAATGAGAATTAACTGAATTTGTTGTCAGAAAAATTGGAAATGCGTTTTGAATGGAGAAATCTTTTTTCTTCAATCAATTAACTAGGCTGTTCATTTGCCATTATTAGTGAGCAATTTCCAGCTTTTAGGTGTTTAAAGTCTGCTTACCTGTGTAATATTGGTTTGGGATTATgcagacaaaatgttttaatcaaaaaACCATTCAGAGGCCTTTGCATTAATATGGCTTGTTGTTGGGATTGGTCAAATACTTTAATGTCACAAATTccctggaggaaaaaaaagacaattaatgCTGTACACTTACTTATCAAGTAACAACAATCAAATAATGAATAGGGTCCCCTGCATAGATAAATAATGGGTAAATGAGTAAATACAGGACAGTAACATTGATGAGCTTGAACACTTTTGTAAGTTACAAATGTTGGGATACTCACAATTATCCAAAATCATAATTAAAATACCAACAATTTACCTCCAGTGTTATAGTCCCATCATTAGTACAAGCTGatattaaatgattaaaaaacaataaatgggaATATTGAAAACTATCCATGTGCAGTGAGCTGTTATTTGGTGAACATTAGTTTATAGATGAACATCATGTGTGTTTTACCCTAAAGACTGTTTGGTTATGACTCACATTAGGAGGAGTTTGTTTTCCTCATTCAACGGAGATAATACTCTCAAACACTTCTAACGAcagtgttttaataaaacaGAGTCGATCAGTGCAAATGTGGTGCGTTGACACAGTCAAAACATCCGTATTAAACTCCTATCAAACCTTTGTGTACACACTGTTCTAGTGTGGGACTCGACATAAAGAGGTGTTTAGTCATTAAATAATAAGCCGAGTTTAAAATCAGCACAAGAACTATCGATTTCCAAAGTAATCAGAGCATCCGTTTGAGGGTCGGTTGTTTCTTTTGATGGCAGctgtaaagacacaaaaagaccCCGAAGCTGCATGTCAAACGACTCATGTTAAATAAGTCGTTTGCGTGGTCTGTATTAACTCTCCACGGCTGCAGGGACTCCGCGAGCCTCTCCGACGAAAGTGAAAGCTCGAGCCTGTGCAGTGAGACACAGGGGAGCGGGAGCGCGCTCGGCACCGGTGTACGTTCAGTTTGTCACGTAGCCCTCGGAGCTTAGTGTGTTAACTGCCATAAACTGTACTGCGCTGGTGTTTGCTGGGATTGACGTTCAGCATTGTTTAAAGAAGTGATTCAAGGCAGAAATAGAAATAGCACTGTAGTTTTGCTGCGACCAAATCCGCATAGAAAGCATGCAGGATGTGTTTTTAGGTAATTCATAAGAATATAATTGCGTTTTAAAGGACAATTCTCCTGAGGTTCAGATTTGGTTCCACTGTTTGAGTATATTTATAAATAGAAATAATGCTGGTGAAGTGGATGtatctgcaatttttttttttttttttctagtaattgcaaaaaaaaaaaaagcaaagtcaTGAGATGATGATTGATTATTGGCCAAGGAAACATTGGACCTgtggcttcaggagctgggAAATCGAACCCTTTaccttccagttaagagacGGCAGACTCTCAATGAGCCTCACTCAGTGCATTATTCCTttcagacctgttttttttggttttgtgtgtAAGCCAATTAAtttgaaatgaatgttttttttctgttgtattgTTTCATAGAAATGTTTTCGTTATCTGTTCCAGGAACCGGTGGTTTTAACAGATACAAACCTTGTGTATCCAGCTCTCAAATGGGACATTGCTTACCTCCAGGAAAACATTGGAAATGGAGACTTCTCTGTTTACACTGCGGAAGACCACAAATTCCTCTACTatgatgagaaaaaaatgtctctttttgagAACTTTGTCCCCAAGTCTCGACGAATGGAAATGAAATTCTCAGAATTTGTGGATAAAATGCATATGACAGAGGAAATGGGAGGAAAAGAAAGGTAAGATATAGATTTAAAGAGGCATTTTAATTGGACATCAGTATGACAAAGATGTGTTCATATTAACTGAGCTTGGCCTCGTCTTTGATGCTTGAACAGGCAAATACCTGCAAGTGTCAGGAACAAGATGTGACTGTGTTGCAGCTGTGCTGGACAGAAAAGGGTGTTTTCTCTCATGACATGTAATGCAGCACAGGAAAGTGGAGTGGATGACTAAGCATAAACACAGCCTGTTAATTTGACCCGACTTGTCCTGGCGGCTCACACACAGATCACCTACAAAAGATGACTCATTGACACACAATCTCAGTTATCTACTTGCATTAACTATGTCCACTTCCTTCAGTGTCATACTGTTGATCTTCGTTTAAAGGCGTAGAAGTAGTctgcaaaaaaatgtatatactcTTGATTCCTGTATGCATTTATagctattattattttttacattatattagcTGCACTGCAACATGTTTCAGGTTGTAGAACAAAGTCGCTCATAGATTTGACATGTCATTTGAAGGGTATATCTGCAGCAGACCCTGAATGACACAGTGGGGAAGAAAATAGTTGTTGACTTCCTTGGTTTCAACTGGAACTGGATCAACAAGCAGCAAGCCAAGAGAAACTGGGGACAGCTGACATCCAACCTGCTGCTCATAGGCATGGAGGGTAAGGGTGTCTCACAGTCATAACGTTTCTGTCTGCAATGTTTTCACACAAATCACACAACcttttaatattgtttgatCATAGGCAATGTGACGCCAGCTCATTACGACGAGCAGCAGAACTTCTTTGCACAAATCAAAGGCCATAAGAGATGCCTCCTGTTTCCTCCAGACCAGTTTGAGTGTCTTTATTCATACCCTGTGCACCACCCCTGTGACAGACAGAGCCAGGTAAGCCAAAGAACCTCACCATGGAATAGCATACTTGTGATGTAGTTTAGTAAATAGAGTGCTAATAATCAACAGTTAAGCTCTTTAAAAGACCATTATAGTATTATAGTATGTCCTTTTAAAGATTGTTGGTTTATGTAACTTAAGATAAAGATGTAAATATGAGAAggatttttaaatcaatattggAAAGAAGGGAGAAAGATGAACGGTTGACAGTCAATAAAGGCAGATGTATTGTGCAattcatctgttttttcttttacaggtTGATTTTGATAACCCTGATTTTGAGAAGTTTcctaattttaaaaatgttgttggCTATGAGGCTGTCGTGGGTCCAGGAGATGTGCTCTACATCCCCATGTACTGGTAAGAGAACGTCTGTTTGAGCTTTTTGTAGAAATATAAAGGACAAAGATTCTTTGGGATGCGgtgccagtgtgtgttttaaatgcaCTCTACATTTcagtgtacatttttattttttacacattcGACACAGAGCAACTACAGACACGGATCCACatgtcctgagtcacagagaagaaaagttATTACtcaaagcatctacaacctGAAGCACCTTCCTCCAACATCTTCAATTCctttcaaaaatatttaaagagacCTTTAAATCTGTAGTTGTTGTTGATCTTTGTATATTAGTTTGGTGACTCAAGAATTATGTGAGCTCTTAAATATTCTCATCTCTAAGTTCAAGCACAGAGCATTTGTGTTACCTGCTGACACTGCTTCTTGTCCCAAAGTAGATCTTTGACTTTTCTATTCTTACTTTGTCCTACCACCTCTTTTTCTCCCCTTGCTCATACTGTGTGTACTTTTCTGAATGATCTTAAtgcttacatttaaaataataagttATACAAATCagggtgtttgtgttgttcttctttcttcAGGTGGCATCACATTGAATCACTGTTGAACGGTGGAGTGACCATCACTGTAAACTTCTGGTACAAAGTACGCACGTTTGAGTCTGTGCAGCCTTTACATTTGTCCCACCACACGTTTCCACGGTGATAACTCACCTGTCCTGATTGACTCTTTTGTTCAGGGTGCCCCCACACCCAAGAGGATAGAATACCCCCTGCGAGCTCATCAGAAGGTGGCCATCATGAGAAATATTGAGAAGATGCTCGGAGAAGCACTTGGAAACCCCCATGAGGTAAAAACACctgcttgtgtttttatagCCGCTTTGCTTTACAACCTCGTCAAACCCGCAAACCCTTTGAAGTCACTCATAAAAGTCACACTGCCCGTTTCTAGAACATCAAAAAAGATCCACATTTGGGTCACCTGTTACATGAAATCCCTCGGGCATGCTGACCCTTCCAGCAACCTAATTACTGTGAATATTTATGGCCTACCTGATTTAGTACAGAGGAAACATGTAGTCAGGGAGTGTGAGGGAAGAAAGTGATGTGACAGAAGTATTTTACACTAACCaagagtctttgttttttttctgcaggttgGACCTTTACTGAAAACGATGATTAATGGGCGATATGATCAGGATCTCAGTTAGAGCCCACCACCCTTAAAGCTTCGGGAAAGAGACTGCTGCGTGTGTAATCGCTCATTTTGACTTTTGAGCTTAGTACCAACCTTGCAGCCATCTTGAAACGATTGTGCTTCAGTCATCGAGTGCCATGGTTATTGCAAATATGATCACAGAAGAAAATCTAACATGGGGATGTACCCTACTTGAAGAATCCTTTATGTATTTGAAGAAGAGGTCTAATTTGACTGAAGTCTCTATTCACATACTTCAACCTAATCGGTATGTGGGTGTATTTTCTCATCCCGTCAGTAGAGGTTTGGGTTTGGTACGTTTGGAACAACCTCAGTGTTTTGACCACTAATGGATGAGTTAAAGGGTATTAATCATAGAGCACACATCAGTGAAATACAGGACGTTCCTCATATACATGTTATGCCACTTTTTCGGGTTGATAAGTAAATGTGGAATGAAATTATTCTCCATCTTTATCACATCTATATTCAAACCTTCTGAAGATGGCCGCTCTTGTTGGTGGCATCTATACACCCACTTGCACGTTTGAAGGGAGGGATCAGCAAGGATTTTTTGTTCAAAACAGAAGTAGAGTGATGGATCATGATCAATCAATGAGTGGGTGTGataagaagggggggggggggtcatattGCTTTAAGAAATATGTGACAGCTTGCAGCTATATTATTTTAGCTGagtgatttctttgtgttttatttatgctttatttttattatatttcaaGGACTTtcgtgtgtgtccctgtgtacTAGTCACTTACTTGAGAGGGCACTTAAAATAAAGGACATACTGCTATTTGTGGTTCAAATACAGTTAAAGTAAAAACTTTAAGGAAAATACTGTAAG is part of the Labrus bergylta chromosome 10, fLabBer1.1, whole genome shotgun sequence genome and encodes:
- the hif1an gene encoding hypoxia-inducible factor 1-alpha inhibitor; this encodes MRPPPLSLEHNRVESSRKAKSLVVSLQRGRSSSTTMAAATVAEADPATSEGGAAFPGVHDRGWDESQFRKYSFPTKPIPRLSHTDPRAEMLINNEEPVVLTDTNLVYPALKWDIAYLQENIGNGDFSVYTAEDHKFLYYDEKKMSLFENFVPKSRRMEMKFSEFVDKMHMTEEMGGKERVYLQQTLNDTVGKKIVVDFLGFNWNWINKQQAKRNWGQLTSNLLLIGMEGNVTPAHYDEQQNFFAQIKGHKRCLLFPPDQFECLYSYPVHHPCDRQSQVDFDNPDFEKFPNFKNVVGYEAVVGPGDVLYIPMYWWHHIESLLNGGVTITVNFWYKGAPTPKRIEYPLRAHQKVAIMRNIEKMLGEALGNPHEVGPLLKTMINGRYDQDLS